A stretch of Geitlerinema sp. PCC 9228 DNA encodes these proteins:
- a CDS encoding calcium-binding protein has protein sequence MNTLTVSNTNDSGTGSLREAIASASAGDTILFDSSLSNATISPDSQLEIDKDLTINGENAPGLTLDGQENTRLFHLQSNNHLTLNHLTLSNGYTDEKGGAILTEQQSTLTVKNSEFHNHTAGSGGAIFSGYRSTATITNSLFDGNDSTSGDAERSGGAIASASDGEITVLGSEFTNNSGINGGAINVVHTNLVVENSTFQNNQSTANGSNAETRGYGGAIYTDGASPNDGGTTAGNIIIRNSHFENNTGEGQGGGAFLFVYDDDEMLVENSTFTGNEIAESPRGDALGGGLRAGNGKLTIRQTTFAENISGSQGGGLWIGETTPTTIVNSTFSANQAKSSDGSSGLGGAMMVNTSEKVEIINSTLAYNQAGFQGGAFWGNYDNTTTTNSIYYNNTGDNPWDVKEQTGGNLQDGGGNIQFPAKNPDDSSDFNVTQNITIADPKLGPLQDNGGSVPTHALLEGSPAIDAGTSVASVTEDQRGAERTDGNIDVGAFEFGVTVGSDSDHDSNDNSGSGSGDNTSGGSGSSSGDGSGNGSGDGTGDTTTGDSGTDTDGTASDGSGSDTSTSGDGSDGDTNGDTSSDAGDGSGSDTGSDAGSDSGGESGSGSDGSTDGDSTESSGSDAGDRSGGDSTAGAGSNVGGDGTGNEETKVDTNDPSPSDSGNEEGELEVDIEPTAQFTVGDDIGLLPGNDDLAQALLGDDAIAAMRGNDTLYGNGGNDTLFGNGGDDVLYGNEHGDWLFGGRDRDWLYGEGGSDVLIGNFGEDTLAGGEAGDWLFGNQGNDSLAGDTGGDILFGGRDGDILLGGDGDDWLSGDLGDDTLVGGEGSDRFRLFAGSGEDIVTDFADKEDMFLLDGGLTFAQLRISQQGNTTAIEIADTGEILASLIAVEANTIDGSDFATANL, from the coding sequence ATGAATACCCTTACAGTTAGCAACACCAACGATAGCGGTACCGGTTCCTTACGAGAAGCGATCGCATCGGCATCCGCCGGCGACACCATTCTTTTTGACAGCAGCCTCAGCAACGCCACCATCTCCCCAGACAGCCAGCTAGAAATCGACAAAGACCTCACCATCAACGGCGAAAACGCACCTGGTTTAACCCTCGACGGTCAAGAAAATACCCGCCTGTTCCACCTACAAAGCAACAACCACCTCACCCTCAACCACCTCACCCTCAGCAACGGCTACACCGACGAAAAAGGCGGTGCCATTCTCACCGAACAACAAAGCACCCTCACCGTCAAAAACAGCGAATTCCACAACCATACCGCCGGTAGCGGTGGTGCCATCTTTTCCGGCTATCGCAGTACCGCCACCATCACCAACAGCCTATTCGACGGCAACGACAGTACCTCCGGCGATGCAGAACGCAGTGGCGGTGCCATCGCATCCGCCAGCGATGGAGAGATTACCGTACTCGGCAGCGAATTTACCAATAATTCCGGTATCAACGGCGGTGCCATCAATGTCGTTCACACCAACTTAGTCGTTGAAAACAGTACCTTCCAAAACAATCAATCCACCGCCAACGGCTCCAATGCCGAAACCCGCGGCTACGGCGGTGCTATCTATACCGATGGTGCCAGTCCCAACGACGGTGGCACCACCGCCGGCAACATTATCATTCGCAACAGCCATTTCGAGAACAATACCGGCGAAGGTCAAGGCGGCGGTGCCTTTTTATTTGTTTACGACGACGATGAAATGCTGGTGGAAAACAGTACCTTCACCGGCAACGAAATCGCTGAAAGTCCCCGAGGGGATGCTTTGGGAGGGGGATTGCGTGCCGGCAATGGCAAATTAACCATTCGCCAAACAACTTTTGCCGAAAATATTTCCGGAAGTCAGGGAGGGGGATTGTGGATTGGCGAAACCACGCCGACTACGATTGTCAATAGCACCTTTTCTGCCAACCAAGCCAAAAGCAGCGATGGTAGCAGCGGCTTGGGAGGTGCCATGATGGTGAATACCTCCGAAAAAGTGGAAATTATCAATTCTACCCTCGCTTACAACCAAGCGGGATTTCAGGGAGGTGCTTTTTGGGGAAATTACGACAATACAACCACCACCAATTCCATTTACTATAACAACACCGGGGACAATCCTTGGGATGTCAAGGAGCAAACTGGTGGTAATTTGCAGGATGGTGGCGGCAATATCCAGTTCCCCGCCAAAAATCCCGACGATAGTAGCGATTTTAACGTTACGCAGAATATTACTATTGCAGACCCGAAATTAGGTCCGTTGCAAGATAACGGGGGAAGCGTTCCCACCCATGCTTTGCTTGAGGGAAGTCCGGCAATTGATGCGGGAACCAGCGTTGCTTCTGTGACTGAGGACCAACGGGGTGCAGAACGCACCGATGGCAATATTGATGTTGGTGCTTTTGAATTTGGTGTGACTGTCGGTAGCGATTCTGACCATGATTCTAACGACAATTCTGGTAGTGGTTCTGGAGATAATACCAGTGGTGGTTCTGGAAGCAGTTCTGGAGACGGCTCTGGAAATGGTTCCGGAGATGGTACCGGCGACACCACTACAGGGGATTCTGGAACCGATACCGATGGAACTGCCTCAGATGGTTCTGGAAGCGACACCAGCACTTCTGGAGACGGTTCTGATGGCGATACCAACGGCGATACCAGCAGTGATGCTGGAGATGGTTCTGGAAGCGATACCGGAAGTGATGCCGGAAGCGATTCTGGAGGTGAGTCTGGAAGTGGGTCTGACGGCAGTACCGACGGCGATTCCACAGAATCTTCTGGAAGCGATGCTGGAGATCGTTCTGGAGGCGATTCTACTGCTGGTGCCGGCAGCAATGTTGGTGGTGACGGTACCGGCAATGAGGAAACAAAAGTAGATACGAACGATCCTTCTCCGTCAGATTCTGGCAACGAGGAGGGGGAATTAGAGGTCGATATCGAACCGACGGCTCAATTTACGGTTGGTGACGATATCGGTCTGTTGCCGGGAAACGACGACCTGGCACAGGCGTTGCTGGGTGACGATGCGATCGCTGCGATGAGGGGAAACGATACCCTCTACGGTAATGGCGGCAATGATACGTTGTTTGGCAATGGTGGCGATGATGTTTTGTATGGCAACGAACACGGCGATTGGCTGTTTGGCGGTCGCGATCGCGATTGGTTGTATGGGGAAGGTGGCAGCGATGTTTTAATTGGCAATTTCGGTGAGGATACCCTGGCGGGAGGAGAGGCTGGCGATTGGTTGTTTGGCAATCAAGGGAATGATTCCCTGGCTGGCGATACTGGCGGCGATATTTTGTTTGGCGGTCGCGATGGGGATATCTTGCTTGGCGGTGATGGCGACGATTGGCTTAGCGGCGATTTGGGAGATGATACGCTGGTTGGTGGCGAAGGAAGCGATCGCTTTCGGTTGTTTGCTGGTAGCGGCGAAGATATAGTTACCGATTTTGCCGATAAGGAAGATATGTTTTTGCTGGATGGCGGCTTGACGTTCGCACAATTAAGGATTTCCCAACAAGGAAATACCACTGCCATTGAAATTGCCGATACGGGAGAAATCTTGGCTTCTTTGATTGCTGTGGAGGCCAATACAATCGATGGTAGCGATTTTGCAACTGCCAATCTATAA
- a CDS encoding DUF2214 family protein, translated as MWENAVVAYLHYLSFMLIYAALAVENQTFKPELSAPEALKVAIADGIYGLSATTVLITGILRVFYFGKGSDFYASNPVFWTKVGLFFFVGFLSLYPTITFLSWLKDLQNGNPPRIGKAKAHWIANIIKVELVGFAIIPLLGALMARGIGGV; from the coding sequence ATGTGGGAAAACGCTGTTGTTGCTTATTTGCATTATTTGAGCTTCATGCTGATTTATGCAGCTTTGGCTGTGGAAAACCAAACTTTCAAACCAGAACTAAGTGCCCCCGAAGCGTTAAAAGTCGCGATCGCGGATGGCATATACGGCTTGTCGGCCACGACCGTTTTGATTACCGGCATCTTACGCGTTTTTTATTTTGGCAAAGGTTCGGATTTTTATGCCAGCAACCCCGTCTTTTGGACCAAAGTTGGCTTATTTTTCTTCGTAGGATTTCTGTCCCTATATCCAACAATTACTTTTTTGTCGTGGTTAAAAGACCTACAAAACGGCAATCCACCCCGCATTGGCAAAGCAAAAGCCCATTGGATCGCCAATATCATCAAAGTAGAGTTGGTGGGATTTGCGATTATCCCCTTACTGGGTGCTTTAATGGCACGGGGAATCGGCGGCGTCTAA
- a CDS encoding SH3 domain-containing protein, whose amino-acid sequence MSDRKNKTPLIVGGLSAVAAAVVGGTYAVMQSPPPAESPNTTATSTPTPQVEPTPQASPSPTPQMEPTPAPTPEGKTTPQPTPEPEPEPQPTPEASPTPTPIPESIPNASEPLAIEPEVCRVTQGIISDANPPTNVRSSPEVKEGNVVATLENGSYVTIQNREDGWFQIRHNGQDPIEGWVSQNLTETSCSQKVQRLKFPPGTVAIRISDRFVGTGIHKYLLSARTNQVMTLISEEGPLPRVFPPNDPNQQQELTGNAGTQGKERVQFELPATGDYTLEYDSNFRGYEYETVIQVR is encoded by the coding sequence ATGAGCGATCGCAAAAACAAGACACCTCTCATTGTCGGTGGCCTTTCTGCTGTTGCTGCCGCTGTTGTGGGTGGTACCTATGCCGTCATGCAATCTCCGCCGCCTGCTGAGAGTCCAAATACAACAGCGACTTCGACGCCTACTCCCCAGGTAGAACCAACCCCACAAGCGTCTCCCTCTCCCACTCCCCAGATGGAACCGACTCCCGCACCAACGCCGGAGGGAAAGACCACCCCCCAACCCACGCCAGAACCAGAACCAGAACCGCAACCGACGCCGGAAGCGTCTCCCACACCCACTCCTATCCCCGAGTCAATTCCCAATGCTAGCGAACCTTTGGCGATAGAACCGGAGGTGTGTCGGGTTACCCAAGGTATTATCTCTGATGCCAATCCTCCTACCAACGTTCGTTCGTCGCCGGAGGTGAAAGAAGGTAATGTGGTGGCTACCCTGGAAAATGGTAGCTATGTCACTATCCAAAACCGGGAAGATGGATGGTTTCAGATTCGCCACAACGGTCAAGACCCCATTGAAGGTTGGGTTTCCCAAAATTTAACGGAAACTTCTTGTTCGCAAAAAGTACAGCGGTTGAAATTTCCGCCGGGAACGGTGGCTATTCGCATCAGCGATCGCTTTGTTGGTACGGGGATTCACAAATATTTACTCAGTGCCCGCACCAACCAAGTGATGACCCTCATCAGTGAAGAAGGCCCCCTACCAAGAGTTTTCCCCCCCAACGACCCCAACCAACAACAGGAACTCACGGGAAATGCGGGAACACAAGGAAAAGAACGGGTGCAGTTCGAGCTACCAGCAACGGGAGACTACACCCTAGAGTATGATTCCAATTTCCGTGGTTACGAGTACGAAACGGTAATTCAAGTTAGGTGA
- a CDS encoding ferredoxin thioredoxin reductase catalytic beta subunit produces the protein MTQPNEGPKQASEKNLEAMRKFSETYAKRSGTYFCADPSITAVVIEGLAKHKEELGAPLCPCRHYEDKEAEVAAAYWNCPCVPMRERKECHCMLFLTPDNDFAGDRQDITTEEIRSTTNQYAAQ, from the coding sequence ATGACACAGCCAAACGAAGGTCCCAAACAAGCCAGCGAAAAAAACCTGGAAGCCATGCGTAAGTTTTCCGAAACCTACGCCAAACGGAGCGGCACCTACTTCTGTGCCGATCCCAGCATCACCGCTGTAGTGATCGAAGGCTTGGCCAAGCACAAGGAAGAACTTGGGGCCCCCTTGTGCCCTTGCCGCCACTACGAAGACAAAGAAGCCGAAGTGGCAGCGGCCTATTGGAACTGTCCTTGCGTCCCCATGCGCGAACGTAAGGAATGTCACTGCATGTTATTCTTAACACCCGATAATGATTTTGCCGGCGATCGCCAAGATATTACCACCGAGGAAATTCGCAGTACCACCAACCAATACGCCGCTCAATAA
- a CDS encoding inorganic diphosphatase encodes MDLSQIPAQPKPGIVNVLIEIPGGSKNKYEYDKDLQAFSLDRVLYSSVQYPSDYGFVPNTLADDGDPLDGLVLMDWPSFPGCVIAARPIGMLEMIDDGDRDEKLLCVPVKDPRYAEINELKQISSHRLEEISEFFRTYKNLENKKTEILGWKGMEEVKTLVEKCVRQAAK; translated from the coding sequence GTGGATTTATCGCAGATTCCGGCACAGCCGAAACCCGGCATTGTCAACGTTTTAATTGAAATTCCTGGCGGCAGCAAAAACAAATACGAATACGATAAAGATTTGCAGGCTTTCTCGTTAGACCGCGTTCTGTACTCGTCGGTACAGTATCCTTCCGATTACGGCTTTGTTCCCAATACCCTAGCCGATGACGGCGATCCTTTGGATGGGTTGGTGTTGATGGATTGGCCTAGCTTTCCTGGTTGCGTCATTGCCGCCAGACCCATTGGCATGTTGGAAATGATCGACGACGGCGATCGCGATGAGAAATTGCTCTGCGTTCCCGTCAAAGATCCCCGCTATGCAGAAATTAACGAACTCAAACAGATTTCTTCCCACCGTTTGGAGGAAATTTCCGAGTTTTTCCGCACCTACAAAAACCTAGAAAACAAGAAAACGGAAATTCTAGGTTGGAAAGGCATGGAAGAGGTGAAGACCTTAGTGGAAAAATGCGTTCGGCAAGCTGCTAAATAG
- the purB gene encoding adenylosuccinate lyase: MIERYTLPEMGELWTQEYKLKTWLQVEIAVCEAQAELGYIPEAAVREIKQKAHFDPERVKEIEAEVRHDVIAFLTNVNEYVGDAGRYIHLGMTSSDMLDTALALQLVASLNLILERLEDLIQAIRYQAQQHRYTVMVGRSHGIHAEPITFGFKLAGWMSEMLRHRDRLVHLRPCIATGKISGAVGTYANIDPRIEAIACQKLELEPDMASTQVVSRDRHAEFLQQLALLGASMERFAVEIRNLQRTDVLEVEEFFAKGQKGSSAMPHKRNPIRSERLTGLARLLRGYATTGLENVALWHERDISHSSTERVILPDACIATHFMLVETADLIKHLLVYPQNMERNLNVYGGVIFSQRVLLALVDKGMSREDAYRTVQACAHQAWNQPEGNFYQLISQDPQVTSYLSAEEIEACFDPKHHLQHLETVYQRLGI, translated from the coding sequence TTGATAGAACGTTATACCTTGCCCGAAATGGGCGAATTGTGGACCCAAGAGTACAAGCTCAAAACTTGGCTGCAAGTAGAGATTGCCGTGTGCGAAGCCCAAGCAGAACTGGGATATATCCCCGAGGCAGCCGTGCGAGAAATCAAACAAAAAGCCCACTTCGATCCCGAGCGCGTCAAAGAGATCGAAGCGGAAGTGCGCCACGATGTTATTGCCTTTCTCACCAATGTAAACGAATATGTAGGCGATGCCGGGCGGTACATTCACTTGGGCATGACCAGTTCCGATATGCTCGATACGGCTTTGGCTTTGCAGTTGGTGGCGAGCTTGAATCTTATTTTAGAACGCTTGGAAGATCTGATCCAAGCCATTCGCTATCAGGCACAGCAACACCGCTATACGGTGATGGTGGGTCGTTCCCATGGCATCCATGCCGAACCCATTACGTTTGGGTTTAAACTCGCTGGGTGGATGTCGGAGATGCTGCGCCACCGCGATCGCTTGGTACATTTGCGCCCTTGCATTGCCACGGGAAAAATTTCCGGGGCAGTGGGAACTTATGCCAATATCGATCCCCGCATCGAAGCGATCGCCTGTCAAAAATTAGAACTAGAACCGGATATGGCTTCCACCCAGGTGGTATCGCGCGATCGCCATGCAGAATTTTTACAGCAACTAGCCCTGCTAGGTGCCTCCATGGAACGATTTGCCGTAGAAATCCGCAACTTGCAGCGTACCGACGTTTTGGAAGTAGAAGAATTTTTCGCCAAAGGGCAAAAAGGCTCTTCCGCCATGCCCCACAAACGCAATCCCATCCGTTCGGAACGCTTGACCGGATTAGCCAGGTTGCTGCGCGGCTATGCCACCACCGGCTTGGAAAACGTAGCTCTGTGGCACGAACGGGATATTTCCCACAGTTCCACCGAACGGGTCATTTTACCCGATGCTTGCATTGCGACCCACTTTATGTTGGTGGAAACGGCCGATCTCATCAAACATCTGTTGGTTTATCCCCAAAACATGGAACGCAATCTCAATGTTTATGGCGGGGTAATTTTCAGCCAACGGGTGTTGCTGGCGTTGGTAGACAAGGGCATGAGTCGCGAAGATGCCTACCGTACGGTTCAAGCTTGCGCGCACCAGGCATGGAACCAACCAGAGGGCAATTTCTACCAACTGATTTCCCAAGACCCCCAAGTCACCAGCTATCTCTCTGCTGAGGAAATCGAAGCCTGTTTTGACCCCAAACACCACTTACAGCATTTAGAAACCGTTTACCAGCGTTTGGGCATCTAG
- the sufB gene encoding Fe-S cluster assembly protein SufB, protein MTATVQNLVNQPYKYGFVTDIEAETVPKGLNEDIVRAISAKKNEPEFMLDFRLKAYRKWLQMEEPDWSRIQHRPIDFQDIVYYSAPKKKEQKQSLDEVDPQLLETFEKLGIPLSEQKRLSNVAVDAIFDSVSVATTFREKLAEHGVIFCSISEALQEYPELVEKYIGSVVPTGDNFFAALNSAVFSDGSFVYVPKGVTCPMELSTYFRMNNDESGQFERTLIVAEEGSSVSYLEGCTAPMFDTNQLHAAIVELVALDNAEIKYSTVQNWFAGDENGQGGIYNFVTKRGLCQGKNSKISWTQVETGSAATWKYPSCVLVGDCSVGEFYSVALTNNYQQADTGTKMIHVGKNTRSTIISKGISAGHSENSYRGLVKVLPKAENARNYTQCDSMLIGNTTQANTFPYIEVQNDTANVEHEASTSKISEEQLFYLQQRGISAEDAVSMVVSGFCKDVFNQLPMEFASEADNLLGLKLEGTVG, encoded by the coding sequence ATGACTGCAACGGTACAAAATCTCGTCAATCAACCCTACAAATACGGTTTCGTTACCGACATCGAAGCGGAAACCGTTCCCAAAGGTCTTAACGAAGACATTGTCCGCGCCATTTCCGCCAAGAAAAACGAACCCGAATTCATGCTGGACTTCCGGCTGAAAGCCTATCGGAAATGGTTGCAAATGGAAGAACCCGATTGGTCGCGGATTCAGCACCGTCCCATCGACTTCCAAGATATCGTTTACTATTCCGCACCCAAGAAAAAAGAACAAAAACAAAGCCTGGACGAAGTGGATCCACAACTGCTGGAGACCTTTGAGAAACTAGGGATTCCGCTTTCCGAACAAAAGCGTCTGAGCAACGTTGCCGTAGATGCCATTTTTGACAGCGTTTCCGTTGCCACCACATTTCGGGAAAAACTAGCCGAACACGGCGTCATCTTCTGCTCGATTTCCGAGGCGTTACAGGAATATCCCGAGTTGGTGGAAAAATACATTGGCAGCGTGGTTCCCACCGGAGATAACTTCTTCGCCGCTTTGAACTCCGCTGTTTTCAGCGATGGTTCCTTCGTATACGTTCCCAAAGGGGTCACCTGTCCCATGGAACTGTCCACCTACTTCCGCATGAACAACGACGAGTCCGGACAGTTCGAGCGGACCCTGATTGTCGCCGAAGAAGGCAGCTCCGTCAGCTACCTAGAAGGTTGCACAGCCCCCATGTTCGACACCAACCAGTTGCACGCTGCCATTGTGGAACTGGTGGCTTTGGACAATGCGGAAATTAAATACTCCACCGTCCAAAACTGGTTTGCCGGCGACGAAAACGGCCAGGGCGGCATCTACAACTTTGTCACCAAACGGGGACTGTGCCAAGGCAAAAATTCCAAAATCTCTTGGACCCAAGTAGAAACGGGTTCTGCTGCCACCTGGAAATATCCCAGCTGTGTTTTGGTCGGCGATTGTTCCGTGGGCGAATTTTACTCGGTCGCCCTCACCAACAACTACCAGCAAGCCGACACCGGCACCAAAATGATCCATGTGGGTAAAAACACCCGCAGCACGATTATTTCCAAAGGCATCTCTGCCGGTCATTCGGAAAACAGCTACCGCGGGTTGGTGAAAGTATTACCCAAAGCTGAAAACGCGCGCAACTACACCCAGTGCGATTCCATGCTCATTGGCAATACCACCCAAGCCAACACCTTCCCGTACATCGAGGTGCAAAACGACACCGCCAATGTAGAGCACGAAGCTTCTACCTCGAAAATCAGCGAGGAGCAACTGTTCTACCTGCAACAGCGGGGGATTTCCGCAGAAGATGCCGTTTCCATGGTTGTCAGCGGCTTCTGCAAAGATGTGTTCAACCAACTCCCCATGGAGTTTGCATCCGAAGCCGACAATCTCCTCGGTTTGAAGCTCGAAGGTACGGTAGGCTAG
- the sufR gene encoding iron-sulfur cluster biosynthesis transcriptional regulator SufR — translation MSTKVPPEGNQRQAEPSSTKTDILQYLLKEGRANARELANALEISPQAIRRHLKDLEDEALIQHQLVQSGMGRPQHVYELTSRGRDRFPHNYDGFAVSLLDTLADTVGPDQVGWLLRKQWERKAQHYRQQLGNASLPERLRRLVELRRQEGFMAEYYPLDSDNEEESNHYMVTEYNCAISSVAASFPSVCKHELDMFAQVLPDCTVERTHWQIDGEHRCGYSIQPRQSDEN, via the coding sequence ATGAGTACCAAAGTCCCCCCCGAAGGCAATCAAAGGCAGGCGGAGCCAAGTTCCACAAAGACCGATATCCTCCAATATCTACTTAAAGAAGGTCGTGCCAACGCTCGCGAACTAGCCAATGCTTTGGAAATTAGTCCCCAAGCGATTCGGCGGCACTTAAAAGACCTAGAAGACGAAGCGTTAATCCAACACCAACTGGTACAGTCGGGGATGGGGCGTCCGCAGCATGTCTACGAACTCACCTCTAGAGGGCGCGATCGCTTTCCCCACAACTACGATGGCTTTGCTGTCTCCCTATTAGATACTTTAGCGGATACGGTGGGCCCCGACCAAGTTGGTTGGTTGCTGCGCAAGCAGTGGGAACGCAAAGCCCAGCACTACCGCCAGCAGTTGGGCAATGCGTCCCTGCCGGAACGGTTGCGTCGCTTGGTGGAGTTGCGCCGCCAAGAAGGTTTCATGGCGGAATACTATCCCCTTGACAGCGACAACGAGGAAGAATCCAACCATTACATGGTCACCGAATACAATTGTGCCATTTCCAGTGTCGCCGCTTCGTTTCCCTCGGTTTGCAAGCACGAACTAGACATGTTTGCCCAAGTTTTGCCCGACTGTACGGTGGAACGCACCCACTGGCAAATTGATGGCGAACATCGTTGCGGCTATTCCATCCAACCCCGCCAATCTGACGAAAATTGA
- a CDS encoding shikimate dehydrogenase: MSAITGTTKLLGVIGDPVEHSLSPLMQNAAIAQIGVDFVYLPFPVKAENLETAIAGLKAIGVHGFNITIPHKQTIIPLLADRSDIAQSVGAVNTVWRTEKGWYGTNTDVEGFLAPLLAKKPDWQETEAVILGNGGAARAVVAGCSQLKCQKIHTIGRNWEKLQQFQESWQTAAIPVDIQIHLWEELPELLPYTGLLVNTTPIGMSPHTDASPIDATQMQWLPPNAIAYDLIYTPRPTKFLQIASSQGLIAIDGLEMLVQQGASALRRWLRQDVPVSTMRNTLQEHLAAKSQHPS, translated from the coding sequence ATGTCTGCAATTACCGGAACCACCAAACTGCTGGGTGTCATCGGCGATCCGGTGGAACATTCCCTCTCGCCGTTGATGCAAAATGCCGCGATCGCGCAAATTGGTGTTGATTTTGTTTACTTGCCATTTCCCGTGAAAGCCGAAAATCTGGAAACTGCGATCGCAGGATTGAAAGCTATTGGCGTGCATGGTTTTAATATAACCATCCCCCACAAACAAACCATTATTCCCTTGCTAGCCGATCGCTCGGACATAGCACAATCTGTCGGTGCTGTCAATACCGTTTGGCGTACAGAAAAAGGATGGTACGGCACCAACACGGATGTAGAAGGATTTTTGGCACCACTGCTCGCGAAAAAACCAGATTGGCAAGAAACAGAAGCAGTAATTTTAGGAAATGGCGGTGCGGCGAGAGCGGTGGTGGCTGGTTGTTCCCAGCTCAAATGCCAAAAAATCCATACCATCGGCCGCAATTGGGAAAAACTCCAGCAGTTTCAAGAAAGCTGGCAAACCGCAGCCATACCAGTGGATATCCAAATTCATCTTTGGGAAGAGCTACCAGAATTGCTTCCTTATACCGGTTTGTTGGTCAATACCACACCGATAGGCATGTCTCCCCATACCGATGCTTCCCCCATCGACGCCACGCAAATGCAGTGGTTGCCTCCCAACGCGATCGCCTACGATTTAATTTATACCCCCAGACCCACCAAATTCCTGCAAATTGCCAGTTCCCAAGGACTCATTGCTATTGATGGGTTAGAAATGCTGGTCCAACAAGGTGCTTCCGCCTTACGACGTTGGTTGCGGCAAGACGTACCGGTGTCTACGATGAGAAATACGCTACAGGAGCATTTAGCGGCTAAAAGTCAGCACCCCAGCTGA
- a CDS encoding succinylglutamate desuccinylase/aspartoacylase family protein: protein MLEIAGTTIPPASRRRLEIPVARLATQTELSLPLTVVNGSEPGARLWLSAAIHGDELNGVEIIRQVLQRISPNELRGSIIAVPIVNIFGFIEQSRYLPDRRDLNRSFPGSSKGSLASRLANLFMEEIVKHATHGIDLHTASDHRINLPQIRANLNDPQTYKCAEAFGAEVMIHATTRDGSLRQAATKKGIPVLLYEGGEALRFDSHAIQVGVEGILRVMDLLQMYPLQSAIAASTSALVKKTQWVRSPQSGILRLNVSLGDRVRRKQVLATIVDVFGDTSAELLAPSRGLVIGHTQNPIANQGDAVIHLAISSKTSS, encoded by the coding sequence ATGCTAGAAATTGCCGGTACAACCATTCCCCCTGCATCCCGGCGGCGTTTGGAAATTCCCGTGGCACGTTTGGCCACCCAGACAGAACTATCGCTGCCTCTCACCGTCGTCAACGGTAGCGAACCCGGTGCGAGATTGTGGCTGAGTGCCGCCATTCACGGCGATGAGTTAAACGGGGTAGAAATTATCCGACAAGTGTTGCAGCGAATTTCCCCAAACGAACTGCGAGGTAGCATTATTGCCGTCCCCATTGTCAATATTTTCGGCTTTATCGAACAATCCCGCTACCTTCCCGACCGTCGGGATTTAAACCGTTCCTTTCCCGGTTCCAGTAAAGGTTCCCTGGCTTCGCGGCTAGCCAACCTGTTTATGGAAGAAATTGTCAAACACGCCACCCACGGCATCGATTTGCACACCGCTTCCGACCATCGCATCAACCTACCGCAAATTCGCGCCAACCTCAACGACCCGCAAACCTACAAGTGTGCGGAGGCATTTGGTGCAGAAGTGATGATTCACGCCACCACCCGCGACGGTTCCCTGCGACAAGCAGCTACGAAAAAAGGCATTCCGGTTTTGTTGTATGAGGGAGGAGAAGCCTTGCGTTTTGATTCCCATGCCATTCAAGTAGGGGTAGAAGGGATTTTGCGGGTTATGGATTTATTGCAAATGTACCCTTTACAATCAGCGATCGCAGCATCTACATCTGCTTTGGTCAAGAAAACCCAATGGGTACGATCGCCCCAAAGCGGAATTTTGCGGTTAAATGTATCCCTTGGCGATCGCGTACGTCGCAAACAGGTTCTCGCCACCATTGTAGACGTGTTTGGCGACACCAGTGCCGAACTGCTAGCTCCCAGCCGCGGTTTGGTTATCGGTCATACTCAAAACCCCATCGCCAACCAAGGCGACGCTGTCATCCATTTAGCTATTTCGTCCAAGACATCTTCATAG